One genomic window of Mucilaginibacter sp. SJ includes the following:
- a CDS encoding alpha/beta fold hydrolase yields the protein MNNETTFSRRRFLGISALTVAAAELGGLGLLKAETKHADSPARQNNTLFSTASFDSIKQVDAGLLNIGYAESGPANGQPVILLHGWPYDIHSYTEVSAILAKAGYRVIVPHLRGHGTTQFLSAQTFRNGQQAAIATDVIALMDALKIDRAIIGGFDWGARTANIVAALWPERCKAMVSVSGYLIGSQEANKKPLPPKAELSWWYQFYFSTERGQIGYEANRRDFNRLIWETASPKWKFDDATFAQTAPSFDNPDHVAIVIHNYRWRLGLAEGETKYDDLERKLATAPPIIVPSVTLEGDANGAPHPKPADYAARFKGKYAHHTINGGIGHNLPQEAPKAFADAIIEAESFAR from the coding sequence ATGAACAATGAAACAACATTCAGCCGTCGCCGCTTTCTTGGTATCTCCGCATTAACAGTTGCAGCAGCAGAGTTAGGCGGTCTCGGTTTACTTAAAGCCGAAACCAAGCACGCAGATTCACCGGCACGGCAAAACAATACGCTTTTTTCTACAGCTTCTTTCGACTCGATCAAACAAGTAGATGCAGGCCTGCTTAACATTGGCTATGCAGAAAGCGGTCCGGCAAACGGACAGCCTGTTATCCTGCTTCACGGATGGCCATATGATATACATAGTTATACTGAGGTATCAGCCATACTTGCCAAAGCCGGTTACAGGGTTATTGTACCTCATTTGCGCGGCCATGGTACAACGCAATTCCTTTCGGCACAAACTTTCAGGAACGGACAGCAGGCAGCAATAGCTACTGATGTTATCGCACTGATGGACGCCCTGAAAATAGACCGTGCAATCATCGGCGGGTTTGACTGGGGCGCACGTACAGCTAACATCGTGGCGGCCTTATGGCCCGAACGTTGTAAAGCAATGGTTTCGGTAAGCGGTTACCTGATAGGCAGCCAGGAAGCAAATAAAAAACCACTGCCGCCCAAAGCAGAACTATCATGGTGGTACCAGTTTTATTTTAGTACCGAGCGCGGCCAAATAGGTTACGAGGCAAACCGGCGTGATTTTAACAGGCTCATCTGGGAAACAGCATCACCTAAGTGGAAATTTGACGACGCCACTTTCGCGCAAACCGCCCCGTCTTTTGACAACCCCGACCATGTTGCCATCGTGATCCACAATTATCGCTGGCGCCTGGGCCTTGCCGAAGGTGAGACAAAATATGATGACCTGGAAAGAAAACTGGCAACCGCGCCTCCAATCATTGTACCTTCTGTAACGCTTGAAGGCGATGCCAATGGAGCTCCTCATCCTAAGCCTGCTGATTATGCTGCCCGCTTTAAAGGTAAGTATGCACATCATACTATTAACGGTGGCATAGGCCACAACCTGCCGCAGGAAGCTCCTAAAGCTTTTGCTGACGCAATTATAGAGGCCGAAAGCTTTGCCAGATAA